One stretch of Callospermophilus lateralis isolate mCalLat2 chromosome 11, mCalLat2.hap1, whole genome shotgun sequence DNA includes these proteins:
- the LOC143385949 gene encoding claudin-20-like → MASAGLQLLAFILALSGVSEVLTATLLPNWKVKVDAGTTIVTAIVQLQGLWMDCTWYSTGMFSCTLKHSLLSLPTHVQAARATMVLACVLSAFGICTSTVGMKCTHLGRDRETKSHAAFAGGVCLVSAGVSGLIPTVWYTKNIIANFRNLAISEGNKHEPGGAVYIGFISAMLLFISGIIFCTSYIKKNPEAWPSPPRQEPPSPTQMENNPAYSLKDYV, encoded by the coding sequence ATGGCCTCGGCGGGCCTCCAGCTCCTGGCTTTCATCCTGGCCCTATCTGGGGTCTCTGAAGTGCTCACAGCCACTCTGCTGCCCAATTGGAAGGTGAAGGTGGACGCGGGCACCACCATCGTGACGGCCATCGTGCAGCTGCAGGGGCTGTGGATGGACTGCACGTGGTACAGCACAGGGATGTTCAGCTGCACCCTGAAGCACTCCCTCCTGTCCCTCCCCACCCACGTGCAGGCCGCCAGGGCCACCATGGTCCTGGCCTGTGTTCTGTCTGCCTTCGGGATCTGTACTTCCACTGTAGGAATGAAATGCACTCACTTAGGAAGGGACAGAGAGACCAAGAGCCACGCGGCCTTTGCCGGAGGGGTCTGCCTTGTGTCTGCAGGGGTCTCTGGTTTGATACCAACGGTGTGGTACACGAAGAACATCATAGCCAACTTCCGAAATCTGGCGATTTCCGAGGGCAACAAACACGAACCTGGAGGGGCTgtctacattggattcatttcagCGATGCTGCTCTTTATTTCTGGCATTATTTTCTGCACTTCTTATATAAAAAAGAACCCTGAAGCTTGGCCCTCCCCACCCAGGCAGGAGCCCCCCTCTCCCACACAGATGGAGAACAATCCAGCCTACAGCCTGAAGGACTATGTGTAG